A genomic stretch from Kwoniella europaea PYCC6329 chromosome 2, complete sequence includes:
- a CDS encoding oxoglutarate dehydrogenase (succinyl-transferring), E1 component, whose amino-acid sequence MWIKRIDKRLVLSKVSQRRVRLYHDDATFGYRVPAKYQLPDYTQEELDNRNANAPLLRYVESVRRHGHRAAQIDPLDLMDRDPVGALDASRYGLQKTRSYPLQGILHTPPSLRPTTPPSTAAPERTETGEGSNVSKSLEEIEKHLMEVYVDKIGFEYMHCPEKNERLWFSHHVETEASSFPEPFEEERKKQIWKLLMRSEELDRFLGKKFPNLKRYGCEGAESMLPALSTLFEVSAKSGISSIVLSLPHRGRLSLLCDPDLLDFSPAALFAKIRGKAEFDPSTAPGATGDVISHLSATRDIPFGSDGKVNVNVKMLQNPSHLEAVNPVALGVTRSKQMELLKSSPKECQLGDKAMCVQLHGDAAFAGQGVVSESLGLSGLPHFGSGGTVHIIVNNNIGYTTPASLARSSVYSSDVAKMIGCPILHVNGDYPEAVARAVDIAFRYRQMFRKDVVIDLICYRRWGHNELDEPAYTQPKMYEKIRGRKSVPEIYEARLKEQGVLTEESASQARKAYNEHLEAQFSQMENYKPKSDMLEGKWKNYVWPAGSEADHHPDTGVNKGELTNIAKASVTLPENFNIHSRLKRHISSRLKSLENKVDFATAEAMAFGSLLKEGYDVRISGQDVGRGTFSQRHAMFVDQKTESCVIPLNEELGESAGKLELANSSLSEMAVLGFEVGLSWSDPKLLPIWEAQFGDFMNGAQSMIDTFIVGAQAKWLKQSGIVMMLPHGYDGAGPEHSSCKIERFLQLSNDSQTSNTHGDINLTFVNPSTPAQLFHLLRRQMKRNYRRPLIIASPKGLLRSPLAASALEDMTPGTTFQPILEGPTNASAKRVILCSGKHYYTLLEALTKSDKRSSVNMIRVEELSPFPYKELEKVLSKDENKDKEIVWTQEEPSNQGAWSYVKPRLEAILYNVGYKGQVRYAGRSSGATTAVAVGEWHKKEVEQIINDALE is encoded by the exons ATGTGGATTAAACGAATAGACAAACGCCTCGTACTCTCTAAAGTCAGTCAGAGACGAGTGAGATTGTATCATGACGATGCTACCTTTGGTTATAGAGTACCTGCAAAGTATCAACTGCCAGATT ATACCCAAGAAGAGCTGGATAacag AAACGCGAATGCACCTTTGTTGCGATACGTCGAGTCTGTCCGTCGACATGGACATCGTGCAGCACAGATTGATCCTCTAGATCTGATGGACCGAGA TCCGGTCGGAGCATTGGACGCTTCTCGATACGGTCTTCAGAAGACTCGATCATATCCTTTACAAGGTATTCTGCATACACCACCTTCACTCAGACCTACCACTCCTCCTTCGACAGCTGCGCCGGAACGAACCGAGACTGGAGAAGGATCGAACGTGTCCAAATCCCTcgaagaaattgaaaagcATTTGATGGAAGTTTACGTTGATAAGATTGGGTTTGAGTATATGCACTGTCCTGAGAAGAATGAACGATT GTGGTTCTCCCATCATGTAGAGACTGAAGCATCATCCTTCCCCGAACCATTTGAGGAGGAACGCAAGAAACAGATCTGGAAGCTGTTGATGAGAAGTGAAGAGTTGGATAGATTCTTGGGTAAAAAGTTCCCCAATCTGAAGAGATATG GATGTGAAGGTGCCGAAAGCATGTTACCAGCCTTGTCGACCTTGTTCGAAGTATCGGCCAAATCCGGCATATCCTCGATCGTCCTCTCTCTTCCGCACAGAGGTAGATTATCTTTATTATGTGATCCGGACCTATTGGACTTCTCACCTGCGGCTTTGTTCGCCAAAATTAGAGGCAAAGCCGAGTTCGACCCTTCCACTGCTCCAGGTGCCACAGGCGACGTGATCAGTCATCTCTCGGCTACTCGTGATATTCCTTTCGGCAGCGACGGCAAAGTAAATGTCAATGTCAAGATGTTACAGAACCCCAGTCACCTGGAGGCTGTTAATCCCGTCGCACTCGGTGTGACGAGATCGAAACAGATGGAATTGCTTAAAAGCTCTCCTAAAGAATGTCAATTAGGAGACAAAGCTATGTGCGTTCAACTACACGGTGATGCTGCCTTTGCGGGCCAAGGGGTAGTAAGTGAATCGCTGGGTTTGAGTGGGTTACCGCACTTTGGAAGTGGGGGAACAGTACACATCAttgtcaa CAACAA TATTGGGTACACCACCCCCGCTTCACTGGCTCGATCGTCCGTCTACTCCTCTGATGTGGcaaagatgattggatgCCCCATACTTCACGTCAATGGTGATTACCCCGAAGCTGTCGCACGAGCCGTAGATATAGCATTTAGATATAGACAGATGTTCAGAAAAGATGTCGTcattgatttgatctgttATAGAAGATGGGGACATAATGAGCTGGATGAACCTGCTTATACACAGC CCAAGATGTACGAAAAGATTCGTGGTAGGAAGAGTGTTCCCGAGATCTATGAGGCTCGTCTCAAA GAACAAGGTGTATTAACCGAAGAAAGTGCCTCTCAAGCTCGAAAAGCTTACAACGAACATCTGGAAGCTCAGTTCAGTCAGATGGAGAACTATAAGCCTAAATCCGATATGTTGGAAGGCAAATGGAAGAACTACGTTTGGCCCGCTGGATCTGAGGCCGACCATCATCCTGATACTGGAGTGAACAAGGGCGAGTTGACGAATATCGCGAAAGCAAGTGTCACTCTGCCTGAGAACTTT AACATACATTCAAGATTGAAACGACATATCTCGTCTAGATTGAAGTCGTTGGAAAACAAAGTGGACTTTGCCACTGCCGAAGCTATGGCCTTTGGATCCCTCCTGAAAGAAGGATATGACGTTAGAATATCGGGCCAAGATGTGGGGAGAGGTACCTTCTCTCAAAG ACACGCAATGTTCGTTGATCAGAAAACGGAGTCCTGCGTTATTCCTCTTAACGAAGAGCTGGGTGAAAGTGCTGGAAAGCTCGAGCTTGCCAATA GTTCTCTGAGCGAGATGGCGGTTCTCGGTTTCGAAGTTGGGTTATCATGGTCGGATCCTAAGCTGTTACCCATATGGGAAGCTCAATTTGGCGATTTCATGAATGGTGCTCAGAGTATGATTGATACATTCATTGTGGGTGCACAAG CTAAATGGCTCAAGCAAAGTGGTATCGTAATGATGCTACCTCACGGTTACGATGGTGCGGGACCTGAACATTCTTCTTGTAAGATCGAGAGGTTTTTGCAG CTCTCAAATGACTCGCAGACCTCCAATACTCATGGGGACATCAACCTCACTTTCGTTAATCCTTCTACTCCTGCTCAGTTGTTCCATTTACTCAGAagacagatgaagaggaattacaGAAGACCTTTGATCATTGCTTCTCCCAAGGGTCTTTTGAGATCTCCG CTTGCAGCTTCTGCCTTGGAAGACATGACACCCGGAACGACCTTCCAACCGATTCTTGAAGGTCCCACTAACGCCTCGGCAAAGAGAGTCATCCTATGTTCTGGCAAACACTATTACACCCTTCTCGAGGCATTAACCAAATCCGACAAACGATCTTCGGTAAACATGATCCGTGTAGAAGAACTATCACCTTTCCCTTATAAAGAACTTGAGAAGGTTCTTTCGAAAGACGAGAACAAGGACAAAGAGATTGTATGGACTCAAGAAGAACCTTCCAATCAAGGTGCTTGGTCTTACGTCAAACCTCGCTTGGAAGCTATTCTTTACAATGTAGGATACAAAGGTCAAGTAAGGTATGCAGGTAGATCCAGTGGAGCGACCACGGCTGTAGCTGTTGGGGAATGGCataagaaggaagttgagcAGATAATCAACGATGCTCTGGAATAA
- a CDS encoding hydroxyisourate hydrolase codes for MSKSPITCHVLDASVGKPAPGVKVSLDVLSLTGQETAKEAPRTLASGETNSDGRCSDLLNHDTKLSPGVYKMTFHSGEYFKSNNVDTFYPFVEITFSYTNPDQHYHIPLLISPFSYTTYRGS; via the exons ATGTCGAAATCACCTATCACATGCCACG TACTAGACGCTTCGGTCGGAAAACCAGCACCGGGAGTCAAAGTCTCTCTGGACGTTCTCAGCCTCACAGGACAGGAGACTGCTAAAGAAGCACCAAGAACACTTGCTAGCGG AGAGACGAACAGTGATGGACGATGTTCCGACTTGCTGAACCACGACACCAAACTCTCACCAGGTGTATACAAGATGACATTCCATAGTGGAGAGTACTTCAAGTCAAACAACGTCGATACTTTCTATCCCTTTGTAGAA ATAACATTCTCATACACCAATCCTGATCAACATTATCATATACCCCTCCTTATCAGTCCATTCTCTTATACCACTTATCGAGGCAGTTAG